In the genome of Desulfofarcimen acetoxidans DSM 771, one region contains:
- the istA gene encoding IS21 family transposase — translation MTNYREILRLFSLGITKKDIAASCGCSRNTVTNVLQRATACRLSWPLPDEMTNKELAMKLFPSGEAKPTYKMPDYEYIHREMAKNSVTLSLLWVEYCDQCREAGEIPYKSTQFNKYYSDFVRSTKATMHINRKPGEIMEVDWAGQYAHIVNTDTSELIDVSVFVAALSYSGYAYVEGFLSQNQECWITAHVNAYNYFGGVTRILTPDNLKTGITKHSRSEITINKTYQELAEHYGTAVIPARVKAPQDYLEFKIIRIKLL, via the coding sequence ATGACCAATTACAGAGAAATCTTGAGGTTATTTAGCCTTGGGATAACAAAAAAGGACATAGCGGCCAGCTGTGGGTGTTCAAGAAACACCGTCACAAACGTCTTGCAGCGGGCTACAGCGTGTCGGCTAAGTTGGCCGTTGCCTGACGAAATGACCAACAAAGAGCTTGCCATGAAGCTGTTTCCATCTGGGGAAGCAAAGCCAACGTACAAAATGCCGGATTACGAGTATATCCATCGTGAGATGGCCAAGAACAGTGTTACGCTTAGTCTACTGTGGGTTGAATATTGTGACCAATGCCGCGAAGCGGGTGAAATCCCGTACAAATCTACTCAGTTTAACAAATACTACAGCGATTTCGTCAGAAGTACAAAAGCAACCATGCATATTAACCGCAAGCCTGGAGAAATCATGGAGGTAGATTGGGCCGGTCAATATGCGCACATTGTAAATACTGATACAAGTGAGTTAATAGATGTTTCTGTCTTTGTTGCTGCCCTTTCATACAGCGGCTACGCCTACGTGGAGGGGTTTCTGTCACAGAACCAAGAGTGCTGGATTACCGCCCATGTTAATGCCTACAACTACTTCGGTGGTGTTACACGCATTCTCACCCCGGACAATTTAAAGACCGGCATTACAAAGCACTCACGAAGCGAGATTACGATCAACAAGACCTATCAGGAATTAGCGGAACACTACGGAACAGCTGTTATCCCTGC